In Penaeus chinensis breed Huanghai No. 1 chromosome 2, ASM1920278v2, whole genome shotgun sequence, the following proteins share a genomic window:
- the LOC125030123 gene encoding AKT-interacting protein-like isoform X4: MKSMCCCWAPQKEQLSDSGGPGDSGGGGGNNVGNGGGGNSLTRGGSTRGSLRKVLPSVPDMDQQLSMAAKMIDRRTSTPKGNHSYSPYFLEYTLLAEYNLLQKQRLSGVYVVPSGKSPLVWFGVIFIRQGIYQEGIFRFNLHIPENYPDGDVPTVVFETPVFHPLIDPETLELDIKRGFANKWRRNVNHLWHVLLYVRRCFYKIETTHPLNPEAAVLYDSDNEMFVLRARACVDASKEIVYDPPATNDPHAIVFSPYQPAVHDSVREEMKKERIAGSVCI; encoded by the exons CTAAGTGACAGCGGGGGTCCGGGagacagcggcggcggcggcgggaacaATGTGGGCAACGGAGGCGGCGGCAACTCTCTCACCCGCGGCGGATCCACGCGCGGCAGCCTGCGGAAG GTGCTGCCGTCGGTGCCCGACATGGACCAGCAGCTGTCCATGGCGGCCAAGATGATCGACCGCAGGACCTCCACGCCCAAAGGGAACCACTCCTACAGCCCCTACTTCCTCGAGTACACGCTCCTCGCCGAATA TAATCTATTGCAGAAGCAGAGACTATCAGGAGTTTATGTTGTGCCATCTGGCAAATCACCGCTTG TGTGGTTTGGAGTCATCTTCATCCGTCAGGGAATATACCAGGAGGGAATCTTCCGTTTTAACCTCCACATCCCAGAGAATTATCCTGATGGGGACGTGCCG ACTGTGGTGTTTGAGACTCCAGTGTTCCACCCTCTAATCGACCCTGAAACCTTGGAACTGGACATCAAACGAGGCTTTGCCAATAAGTGGCGTCGGAATGTGAACCACCTATGGCATGTGTTGCTCTATGTGCGCCGCTGTTTCTACAAGATAGAGACAACGCATCCTCTCAATCCAGAAGCAGCTGTACT ATACGACAGCGACAATGAAATGTTCGTTCTGCGGGCACGAGCGTGTGTGGATGCTAGCAAGGAGATTGTGTATGACCCACCGGCCACAAATGACCCTCATGCAATAGTCTTTTCCCCTTATCAGCCAGCAGTTCATGATTCAGTTCgtgaggaaatgaaaaaggagaga ATAGCTGGGTCTGTCTGTATATAG
- the LOC125030123 gene encoding AKT-interacting protein-like isoform X3 translates to MATVARKLSDSGGPGDSGGGGGNNVGNGGGGNSLTRGGSTRGSLRKVLPSVPDMDQQLSMAAKMIDRRTSTPKGNHSYSPYFLEYTLLAEYNLLQKQRLSGVYVVPSGKSPLVWFGVIFIRQGIYQEGIFRFNLHIPENYPDGDVPTVVFETPVFHPLIDPETLELDIKRGFANKWRRNVNHLWHVLLYVRRCFYKIETTHPLNPEAAVLYDSDNEMFVLRARACVDASKEIVYDPPATNDPHAIVFSPYQPAVHDSVREEMKKERNDSEGSLKEGSSSNGLSWVKPGTLQIFSKAAS, encoded by the exons CTAAGTGACAGCGGGGGTCCGGGagacagcggcggcggcggcgggaacaATGTGGGCAACGGAGGCGGCGGCAACTCTCTCACCCGCGGCGGATCCACGCGCGGCAGCCTGCGGAAG GTGCTGCCGTCGGTGCCCGACATGGACCAGCAGCTGTCCATGGCGGCCAAGATGATCGACCGCAGGACCTCCACGCCCAAAGGGAACCACTCCTACAGCCCCTACTTCCTCGAGTACACGCTCCTCGCCGAATA TAATCTATTGCAGAAGCAGAGACTATCAGGAGTTTATGTTGTGCCATCTGGCAAATCACCGCTTG TGTGGTTTGGAGTCATCTTCATCCGTCAGGGAATATACCAGGAGGGAATCTTCCGTTTTAACCTCCACATCCCAGAGAATTATCCTGATGGGGACGTGCCG ACTGTGGTGTTTGAGACTCCAGTGTTCCACCCTCTAATCGACCCTGAAACCTTGGAACTGGACATCAAACGAGGCTTTGCCAATAAGTGGCGTCGGAATGTGAACCACCTATGGCATGTGTTGCTCTATGTGCGCCGCTGTTTCTACAAGATAGAGACAACGCATCCTCTCAATCCAGAAGCAGCTGTACT ATACGACAGCGACAATGAAATGTTCGTTCTGCGGGCACGAGCGTGTGTGGATGCTAGCAAGGAGATTGTGTATGACCCACCGGCCACAAATGACCCTCATGCAATAGTCTTTTCCCCTTATCAGCCAGCAGTTCATGATTCAGTTCgtgaggaaatgaaaaaggagaga AATGACTCGGAAGGGTCCTTGAAGGAGGGCAGCAGCAGCAATGGCCTCTCGTGGGTCAAACCAGGTACTCTGCAGATCTTCTCGAAAGCAGCATCTTGA
- the LOC125030123 gene encoding AKT-interacting protein-like isoform X1 → MKSMCCCWAPQKEQLSDSGGPGDSGGGGGNNVGNGGGGNSLTRGGSTRGSLRKVLPSVPDMDQQLSMAAKMIDRRTSTPKGNHSYSPYFLEYTLLAEYNLLQKQRLSGVYVVPSGKSPLVWFGVIFIRQGIYQEGIFRFNLHIPENYPDGDVPTVVFETPVFHPLIDPETLELDIKRGFANKWRRNVNHLWHVLLYVRRCFYKIETTHPLNPEAAVLYDSDNEMFVLRARACVDASKEIVYDPPATNDPHAIVFSPYQPAVHDSVREEMKKERNDSEGSLKEGSSSNGLSWVKPGTLQIFSKAAS, encoded by the exons CTAAGTGACAGCGGGGGTCCGGGagacagcggcggcggcggcgggaacaATGTGGGCAACGGAGGCGGCGGCAACTCTCTCACCCGCGGCGGATCCACGCGCGGCAGCCTGCGGAAG GTGCTGCCGTCGGTGCCCGACATGGACCAGCAGCTGTCCATGGCGGCCAAGATGATCGACCGCAGGACCTCCACGCCCAAAGGGAACCACTCCTACAGCCCCTACTTCCTCGAGTACACGCTCCTCGCCGAATA TAATCTATTGCAGAAGCAGAGACTATCAGGAGTTTATGTTGTGCCATCTGGCAAATCACCGCTTG TGTGGTTTGGAGTCATCTTCATCCGTCAGGGAATATACCAGGAGGGAATCTTCCGTTTTAACCTCCACATCCCAGAGAATTATCCTGATGGGGACGTGCCG ACTGTGGTGTTTGAGACTCCAGTGTTCCACCCTCTAATCGACCCTGAAACCTTGGAACTGGACATCAAACGAGGCTTTGCCAATAAGTGGCGTCGGAATGTGAACCACCTATGGCATGTGTTGCTCTATGTGCGCCGCTGTTTCTACAAGATAGAGACAACGCATCCTCTCAATCCAGAAGCAGCTGTACT ATACGACAGCGACAATGAAATGTTCGTTCTGCGGGCACGAGCGTGTGTGGATGCTAGCAAGGAGATTGTGTATGACCCACCGGCCACAAATGACCCTCATGCAATAGTCTTTTCCCCTTATCAGCCAGCAGTTCATGATTCAGTTCgtgaggaaatgaaaaaggagaga AATGACTCGGAAGGGTCCTTGAAGGAGGGCAGCAGCAGCAATGGCCTCTCGTGGGTCAAACCAGGTACTCTGCAGATCTTCTCGAAAGCAGCATCTTGA
- the LOC125030123 gene encoding AKT-interacting protein-like isoform X2: protein MLEARFQFRYVLLSDSGGPGDSGGGGGNNVGNGGGGNSLTRGGSTRGSLRKVLPSVPDMDQQLSMAAKMIDRRTSTPKGNHSYSPYFLEYTLLAEYNLLQKQRLSGVYVVPSGKSPLVWFGVIFIRQGIYQEGIFRFNLHIPENYPDGDVPTVVFETPVFHPLIDPETLELDIKRGFANKWRRNVNHLWHVLLYVRRCFYKIETTHPLNPEAAVLYDSDNEMFVLRARACVDASKEIVYDPPATNDPHAIVFSPYQPAVHDSVREEMKKERNDSEGSLKEGSSSNGLSWVKPGTLQIFSKAAS, encoded by the exons CTAAGTGACAGCGGGGGTCCGGGagacagcggcggcggcggcgggaacaATGTGGGCAACGGAGGCGGCGGCAACTCTCTCACCCGCGGCGGATCCACGCGCGGCAGCCTGCGGAAG GTGCTGCCGTCGGTGCCCGACATGGACCAGCAGCTGTCCATGGCGGCCAAGATGATCGACCGCAGGACCTCCACGCCCAAAGGGAACCACTCCTACAGCCCCTACTTCCTCGAGTACACGCTCCTCGCCGAATA TAATCTATTGCAGAAGCAGAGACTATCAGGAGTTTATGTTGTGCCATCTGGCAAATCACCGCTTG TGTGGTTTGGAGTCATCTTCATCCGTCAGGGAATATACCAGGAGGGAATCTTCCGTTTTAACCTCCACATCCCAGAGAATTATCCTGATGGGGACGTGCCG ACTGTGGTGTTTGAGACTCCAGTGTTCCACCCTCTAATCGACCCTGAAACCTTGGAACTGGACATCAAACGAGGCTTTGCCAATAAGTGGCGTCGGAATGTGAACCACCTATGGCATGTGTTGCTCTATGTGCGCCGCTGTTTCTACAAGATAGAGACAACGCATCCTCTCAATCCAGAAGCAGCTGTACT ATACGACAGCGACAATGAAATGTTCGTTCTGCGGGCACGAGCGTGTGTGGATGCTAGCAAGGAGATTGTGTATGACCCACCGGCCACAAATGACCCTCATGCAATAGTCTTTTCCCCTTATCAGCCAGCAGTTCATGATTCAGTTCgtgaggaaatgaaaaaggagaga AATGACTCGGAAGGGTCCTTGAAGGAGGGCAGCAGCAGCAATGGCCTCTCGTGGGTCAAACCAGGTACTCTGCAGATCTTCTCGAAAGCAGCATCTTGA